A genomic stretch from Hermetia illucens chromosome 7, iHerIll2.2.curated.20191125, whole genome shotgun sequence includes:
- the LOC119660758 gene encoding uncharacterized protein LOC119660758, protein MPKVETNNLQITGEKEEIYNMNMFREQQLAEIPVNINLNRHIKLIYKRNTIELSNIYNSTIQGNNGGKDSEKMTEQVTGRKFRKILRKRRPLQADDDIHDHPIERKTSEVKRNKPRRQTVIVRRRMSSAGHPTTFASSGGIGSNQRTEPMRRTKLVRRKITQMPTITDTKSAEFITELKTVTQTGFNTIFETVVRQKTYTYVVDRVHNSEHLIQSSTLVRDQIVTVTRTQVQTHEIVLTLTRATPTTSIPMSLTTSAILNGS, encoded by the coding sequence ATGCCAAAGGTCGAAACAAATAATTTGCAAATCACAGGGGAAAAAGAGGAAATCTATAATATGAATATGTTTCGAGAGCAACAATTGGCAGAAATTCctgtaaatataaatttaaataggcatattaaattaatatataAACGTAATACTATAGAACTAAGTAATATTTATAATTCAACGATACAAGGAAATAATGGTGGTAAAGATTCGGAGAAAATGACTGAACAGGTGACCGGAAGAAAATTCCGAAAGATCTTACGTAAACGTAGACCTTTACAAGCAGATGATGATATCCATGATCATCCCATCGAGCGAAAAACTAGTGAAGTCAAAAGGAATAAGCCCCGAAGGCAAACTGTGATTGTCAGGCGACGAATGTCATCTGCAGGACATCCAACAACGTTTGCCTCCAGCGGTGGTATAGGTTCAAATCAAAGAACGGAACCGATGCGACGGACAAAGCTGGTGCGACGAAAGATAACACAAATGCCTACGATTACAGATACAAAGTCAGCAGAATTTATTACTGAGCTCAAGACAGTAACACAAACTGGGTTCAATACTATTTTTGAAACGGTAGTACGACAAAAAACCTACACATACGTTGTCGATCGCGTACACAATTCAGAGCATTTAATTCAATCATCGACATTGGTTAGAGACCAAATAGTGACTGTAACTCGGACTCAAGTGCAAACTCATGAAATTGTACTAACTTTGACACGAGCCACCCCAACAACGAGCATACCGATGAGCCTTACAACATCAGCAATACTCAACGGAAGCTGA